Proteins found in one Silene latifolia isolate original U9 population unplaced genomic scaffold, ASM4854445v1 scaffold_20.1, whole genome shotgun sequence genomic segment:
- the LOC141638356 gene encoding protein P21-like, with protein sequence MTNLKCLPIFYTLLVLILSTTTNAATFTVKNNCPYTVWAAAVPGGGQQMNSGDTWTVTANPGQTSARIWARTGCTSTGGNGLQCTTGDCGGVLQCTAYGTPPNTLAEYSLNQFNNLDFFDISLVDGFNVPMTFVPVSNGCTSGPTCTADVNGQCPSQLKTNGGCNNPCTVFKTDEYCCNSGSCQPTDYSKYFKGLCPTAYSYPKDDPTSTFTCPSGTNYAVTFCP encoded by the coding sequence ATGACCAACTTGAAATGCCTCCCAATTTTCTACACCCTACTAGTCCTCATACTCTCTACTACCACTAATGCAGCTACCTTTACTGTTAAAAACAATTGCCCTTACACTGTCTGGGCCGCAGCGGTCCCAGGCGGTGGCCAACAGATGAACTCTGGTGACACATGGACCGTCACAGCCAATCCAGGCCAGACAAGTGCCCGTATTTGGGCCCGGACAGGTTGTACCTCAACAGGGGGTAATGGTCTCCAGTGTACCACTGGAGACTGTGGTGGGGTCCTACAGTGCACCGCATATGGTACACCCCCTAACACTTTAGCTGAGTACTCCCTTAACCAATTCAACAACCTTGATTTCTTTGACATCTCGTTGGTTGACGGGTTCAACGTCCCAATGACATTTGTTCCCGTCTCTAACGGATGCACCAGTGGTCCCACGTGTACCGCTGACGTTAACGGCCAATGCCCTAGTCAGCTTAAGACTAATGGAGGTTGTAACAACCCATGCACGGTGTTTAAGACGGACGAGTATTGTTGTAATTCCGGTAGCTGCCAGCCCACCGATTATTCCAAGTATTTTAAGGGTTTGTGCCCTACTGCTTATAGTTACCCTAAGGATGATCCTACAagtacttttacttgtcctaGTGGTACTAATTATGCTGTTACATTTTGCCCTTGA